Below is a genomic region from Bordetella pertussis 18323.
CTGGAGGAGGCCGCGGCCAGCCTGGGCGCGGGCCGCTGGCAGACCATACGTCGCGTGCTGCTGCCCGCGCTGCTGCCGGCCTTGCTGACCGGCTTCGCGCTGGCCTTCGCGCGCGCCATCGGCGAGTACGGCTCGGTGGTGTTCATCGCCGGCAACATGCCCATGATTTCGGAGATCACCCCCTTGCTGATCATTTCCAAGCTGGAGCAGTACGACTACGCCGGCGCCGCGGCCATCGCCACCGTCATGCTGGCGCTGTCGTTCGCCTTGCTGCTGGTCATCAATCTGTTGCAGGGCTGGCAGACGCGCCGTGGCGGGAGGCAGCCATGAGCCCGGCCGATGACCGGCCCGCCCACCTGACCGAGCCGCGCTGGGTGCGCGCGCTGCTGCTGGGCGCGGCGCTGGCGTTCCTGACGCTGTTCCTGCTGGTGCCGCTGGCCGGCGGTGTTCACCGAGGCCTTGCGCAAGGGGTGGCAGCTGTACCTGGCCGCCATCGTCGAGCCCGATGCCTGGTCGGCCATCCGGCTGACCCTGCTGGTGGCCGCCATCGCGCTGCCGGTGAACCTGGTGTTCGGCGTGGCGGCGGCCTGGGCGGTCACCAAGTTCCAGTTTCGCGGCAAGCAGTTGCTGATCACCCTGATCGACCTGCCGTTCTCGGTTTCGCCGGTGGTGGCCGGCATGGTGTTCGTGCTGCTGTTCGGGTCGCAAGGCTGGTTCGGCCCCTGGTTGCAGGACCATGACTGGAAGATCGTGTATGCGGTGCCCGGCGTGATCCTGGCGACGCTGTTCGTCACGTTCCCGTTCATCGCCCGCGAGCTGATCCCGCTGATGCAGGCGCAGGGCAGCGAGGAAGAGCAGGCCGCGCTGACGCTGGGCGCCAGCGGCTGGCAGATCTTCTGGCGCGTCACGCTGCCCAATATCAAGTGGGGCCTGCTGTATGGCGCCATCCTGTGCAATGCCCGCGCCATGGGCGAGTTCGGCGCGGTCTCGGTCGTGTCCGGGCAGGTCCGCGGCCTGACCAACACGATGACCTTGCACGTCGAGATTCTCTACAACGAGTACCAGTTCGCGGCGGCCTTCGCCGTGGCGTCGCTGCTGGCCCTGCTGGCGCTGGTGACGCTGGCGGCCAAGCAGGTCGTCGAATGGCGCAACCAGCGGTTGTCGCCGCGGCAGGCCGAGGCGCCCGTGCATGCGGGCGCGCTGGCGGTGCGGCCGGCGGCAGCCTGAGCGCCGTTTACCAGGAGACGATTCATGAGTATCGAAGTTCGCGGTCTGTCCAAGCGGTTCGGCGCATTCCGGGCGCTCGACGAGGTCTCGCTGCATATCGAGACGGGCGAGCTGGTGGCACTGCTCGGGCCATCGGGCTGCGGCAAGACCACCCTGCTGCGCATCATCGCCGGGTTGGAGTCGGCCGATGCCGGCAGCGTGCTGTTCGCCGGCGAAGATGCCACCGAAGTGGACGTGCGGCAACGCCAGGTCGGCTTCGTGTTCCAGCATTACGCGTTGTTCAAGCACATGACGGTGTTCGAGAACGTGGCCTTCGGCCTGCGCGTGCGGCACCGTTCGCAGCGCCCCTCGGAGGCGCGGATCCGCGCCAAGGTGCTCGACCTGCTGGGGCTGGTGCAGCTGGACTGGCTGGCCGACCGCTATCCGGCCCAGCTCTCCGGCGGGCAGCGCCAGCGGATTGCCCTGGCGCGCGCCCTGGCCGTCGAGCCGCGCGTGCTGCTGCTGGACGAGCCGTTCGGCGCGCTGGACGCCAAGGTGCGCAAGGAGCTGCGCCGCTGGCTGCGCCGGCTGCACGACGAGCTGCATGTGGCCAGCGTCTTCGTCACCCACGACCAGGAGGAAGCCCTGGAAGTGGCCGACCGCGTCGTTCTGATGAACGCCGGACGCATCGAGCAAGTGGGCTCGCCGCGCGAGGTCTGGGAGCGGCCGGCCACGCCATTCGTGTACGGCTTCCTGGGCGACGTCAACCAGCTGCATGGCCATGCCACGCGCGGCGTGTGGCGCCTGGGCGAGGTGG
It encodes:
- a CDS encoding sulfate/molybdate ABC transporter ATP-binding protein — translated: MSIEVRGLSKRFGAFRALDEVSLHIETGELVALLGPSGCGKTTLLRIIAGLESADAGSVLFAGEDATEVDVRQRQVGFVFQHYALFKHMTVFENVAFGLRVRHRSQRPSEARIRAKVLDLLGLVQLDWLADRYPAQLSGGQRQRIALARALAVEPRVLLLDEPFGALDAKVRKELRRWLRRLHDELHVASVFVTHDQEEALEVADRVVLMNAGRIEQVGSPREVWERPATPFVYGFLGDVNQLHGHATRGVWRLGEVALPAPDLPEADNQRAIAYVRPHDIDLARAGTAAPGIPVRLNHVYLAGPSAYLELARQDDQAIIEAQVPEPLFRSLGLKEGEALLAQPRRARVFAVQP